cagtgtttgggaagctgaagcaggaggattgcaattttgaggccagcctgggctgtagagtgagaccttgtgtcaaacaaaaacaaaaataaacaaaacaacaaaagtagtGGTATAAATGTTTTGAtacctggtcttttttttttttttcttcctgtgaatgacctttatttttacatgaaaGGATCCTTTGGGCACTATTTAGTTGTCTGGAGAGGCATTTCTTAATATACCCAGAATTCTTTTGTCAATTCCAGCAGTTGATCTAAGGGATAAGTCATAACCACTACCCTGATGGACTTCTTTAACTAGGTCTCATTGTAGCCTGCCTCGGGTGTTTAGCTGTTTGGTACTCTCTGGTCCACTGGTTGAAGCCTGTGATCCCCATTTCTTAATGATATATTCCAGGTGCTTATTTTTGAGTTGCTTAAGTATATATTTTTGAgagataatatatttaataaaataataataacagcatgGCTTCTGCCATCACTGGTTTGAGGTGAACTGACAATAGGTGGAGAGGTTCAGATTCTTAAGATATTTACCAAGGTGGGAGACTGGAAAAGGTCGGAAGCGGGGAGAGCCTGTAGTTGCGGCCCTGGACAGACCTGGACCCGGGGACTGAGGCTGCTTTGTGGTAAAGCCCAGcagtccagtctcttcctccctctggctGGGCCCTACCACGCCAGGGGTGGGTTGTGTTTGAGCCTTGCGGAACCTCGAATCAGTCTCAAGATTCTGTCGTGGATGAGCATTGGCCTCCACCTGCAGGGCCTGGGAATGGGACCACAAGCAACTGAGGCTGCATTTAAAGGTCTGCCCCTCTCTTACCCAAAGAAAGATGAGGGGCAGCTGAACCCAGATGTCCTGAAGAGGCCTGGCTATGCAGGCTGTGCTGAGGAGGTACCCAGGCTAGGTACCCTCTCCACCCCGGGGCTGCAAGGAAAGAGGACGCGGGTGCGCATTCTTCCCGAGCCTAGGATGCTTTACCCTGCTAAAAATAGAAATGGGAACCGGACCCCTAAGTATAGTCAGAGGGTTGATGAGCTGGAGTCCTGGGTTCGAGGCTAAGGAGGGTTTACTCCCTCGCTCCATTTCCTCATGCATACCAGGATTtccaaaagggaaagaaaaccatAACGAGCCTCGGGTTTCCTTTCTGCGTGTCCCCGAGGGGCTTCGGAGGCCGGGGGAGGGGCGCGCCAGCCGGCTCATTACGCGGAGGTGTTGGTCTAGTTAAAGCGCGGGCCTGTTTGATCTGGCGGCGGGTGgcagagggaaagaagaagaaaggatgggGGCGCAGGCAGGGAGAAGCTCACACCTCCCCCGCCGTTTCCTAGCGCCCATAAAACACCTTTTATTAACTCCTTCGCGTCCGGAACGGCCCGCGTGGCCTCGCAGCCCCTGTCACGGTGTTTACAGCCGAGACTAATGGGGCCCCATATTCACCCCGATGCCGGGCGGAGGGTGGAGGCGTCCGCTCTGGGTCTCTGTCTTCGGCCCCAGCTACAGCCAAAGGCCGCCAGCGCCCTTCCCGCCTGGTCCGTCCGCAGCAGGGGCGAGGCAAGGCCTGAGCACGCGCACTCAGAGCTGCGTTTGTGCCGGTGGTGGGCCTGGGagctgttcccagccagccagcactAGGCAGCGTTCACGCGCAGGGAAGCGATTGCTTGCACGCCAACTGTTGCACGCGGAGATGCCTGCCTTAGCGCACCCCAGTTTAGCGCCATACTCACCCGCTGGCCCCCAAGCAAATGCACCAGCGGTCGAAGCGGATGGAGGGACACAGCCCGGCTGCGGCCACACGCGCGGGAATCATACACTACACATGCTCTCAAAAGTATTTGTTAAGTGCTCTGTTGTAAGAGAGAAACCTCAATTTAACTATTAACACTTGgttatttatgtataaaataacaGTTACGTAGGAGAGAGTCCTTACTGCCTGCGGTGCGTGGAGTTGGGCTAAGAGGACCGACCAGTACAGTCCCAGGCTCTAAGGAGTGGCTCTCATAGGAGCTAGAAATCTATGAGCTCAGCATTCTCCTCCAGCACAGAGGCGGGGCTCCTTTGTGTGGTAGCACCCCTTGTACCTCCACAAAAGCGCAATCCACACACCAGTGTGCCAGCTAGACTGGGAATTCCCAACCAAGTAAGTCCCcctttttctgattcctttgcccggcttccttcctcccatttccACGAGTGACTCTAGCTTGCTGTTATCTTCTCAGAACTTCGCTCTTCCTTCCattccctgccttcctctttctctcagtTTGGTCTGCAGATTGGGGTCTGCAGATTGGTTCGgtatttatcaaaaaaaaaaaaagggggggggagcacCAGAGACCACCGGGAGGGCTGAGCAAAGAAGGGTGCTGGCAGCAATACCACACAAGCCTGCGAGGTTCTCGGAAAACTTTTTATTAAGTCAAGAGCATAGATATTGCTTTGGCAAAGGGTGGGGCTGCGAGTGGTCACACGGATTTGAGGTAGAAagagggtgggggtagggagataTATACCTGAGAGTAACAGGCATGATAGGTAGTTTAAATACGTTATAAAATTCGGCAGCGAAGGGGAAAGCctttatttagaaagaaaaggaaagaaatggaggagaaagaaggagaggaaagagagggtaAGGGGACgaggatggagaaagaaaagggaaggggggaaggagaaggtacggaaggggagggaggaaaagaaagggaaacattTCCCCTGGAAAGCAGAGgtgctagggagggagggaagcagtgcCTTCCCTCTAGATAGGAAGTGCAGcgacaaaaaaggaaaaacaccgCTGTTCCGAAAAGAACGACCCAGGCAGCGTCCGTCTTCCTGGCAAGAAACTACTGAATACTCTTATTGCATTTTAACTCGAGAAGGCGTCCGGGGGTACTGACGCAGAGCCCCGGAGACAAGAGAGCGAGCCAGACAGAGGCACGAGTACGGCCTTTTCGGGTTGAGTTCCACCCAGCCGGGTTGGAAGGGTGCGTCTTTGGGTGCCTGGGTTTCGGCGGTCCCTCCTTTCTTGCGTCGAGCCTCCAAGAGCCGCCCTTGGCGGGAAGTgaacatatatataaatttctctttctcttactgTATTAACAAATTCAAATGACATTGCACGTGCGATCCTAGTGGGTAGTTGCAGCAGCCGACCCGTCGGCGCTCCGCAGAGACAGGGCGAGGCGCGCGCGCAAACCGCGGGAACCCGGAGGCCGGCCTTGGCCGCTGCGTCCTTCTCCTCCGCGGGTGGCCAGGTGGGCCAGCCGCAGCCCGGTCCTCGGCGCCGGCCTGGTCTCACTGATTTAGCTCCAGCGCCCAGACTTGCTGAGGCCAGCCGGTGCGCCCTTTAATCCTCTTCTCGCCTGGCCCCAGGGCAGGAGGAAAGCCTTCGTGCTGAGGCTGCCAACggacacaaacaaaaaacaaacaaaaaaagcaagaaagtcAGGTTTAAGTTACTCAGTTCGGTCTCCCCGGCTTGGAGGGGAACAAGTCGGGAGCAGTAACTGGGCGTCTTTAAATAAGTGACAGATGTCTGTTTGTGAAGCAGACAATCAGGATCATAAATCTGCCTTTATGCTCTAAATTTCTAGGATCCCGGATGGTCTGAACAACTTGGGAAGGTCTGGGCAAGTCTGGGGAAGCTGACTTTTTTAAGGCGTCttgggggcagagagagcaagcatCTGAAAGGACTGGTGTGGAAGGGTGGGAATGGTAATCCACTTGGTGTATAACTTGTTCCAGGTTTTCAGCCTGTGCATCTGGGCTGGGATGCACAGTTGGGTGCTAGTACCGGGTGCCGGAAGCCTCCCTCACTATGCGGGGAGGAAAGAATTGGCCTGGCCTCCACAGTCCTTCTGCCCAGCTCTCCTAGCAGGAACCCAGGGTGGTGCTACTTGCAAGAGGCAGTAACCAACAAGGTGCTCCTCATGCCGGGTCAGCCAGCCCGCATCTCCAGCAGCCCAGGCCTCAGGCAGCTGAGGCTGGAAGTCTGTCTTTCCGGTGGCTCCAGGTAAACTATCCCTACTTTGCCACAGGCCCTGAGGGTCAGATAAAAACCTGCAAAGCTCCCCAGTCCATTCTAATGTGCCTGGGCCTGAGCCTACCAAACTGACTGAAGGAACTCGGGCGGCCAGAAGTCCCACTGCCCTGAGAAGGAAGATCACCCAAACTGGAGAAGACCCAGACAGGCTGACCGGAGGCTAGCTCAAAGGCCAGAGCCCCTTCTGCTTCTTGAATGCAAAGCCTTTAAGGTCGCCACGCCCGGCAGCCAGTGAAGCAGACTGGACCCAGCATTGAAAAACTGACTTTTCATCCTGCTTCTCCCTGATTCCCCCAGTGAGCCTCTTTTTCTCCAGTTAGTAGAACGATGGCGGTAGACAAGCCTCTCCAGTAAACCCCTTGGAAAGCACTAATTGGTTGCACGCTCAGATATTCACTCTCAAGCGAATTAAAGTAGGGAGCCCCtacttccattctttttttactttaaaaatttttggaGAATCTCATACGTGAGTACGAAATTTACGTACTCCTACATTTACGTCATTTCCTACTTTCATTCTCAACCTGGCTTCCAGGGGAGCCAAGGGAAGGTTCAGAacttcaaatttaaaacaaaatgtgttaCACACGCATttttgggaggaggggggacTCAAAGTTTTTCAATTCATCCTCAAAGAAGGCCCTTTAAAAAGCAAGATTCTGTGTTCACTCAGTTATGACTGAATTTAATTGTGACTCTACCTCCCCTCCGTGCACACAATGACAGACTGTGACAAGTCTCAGAACTCTCCCCAGCCTTTCAAAATCGCATCCAGAACAACATAGCTTTCCCGCTGTTTGCAGGCCTGCTCTTAACCCAGCTCGCACCTTTGGCTGGAGCTTACAAACCCGGGGACTCACCAACTCCCTTTTCCGCTTGCTCTCCCGGCCGCCATCCGCCTTTTTGAGTTCAGCCTTGAAGGCCTCGGGGTCACCCGCTTGTGCATCCTTGGCCAGCACATCCATCAAGTAGGCGATGTAGCTGGTGGCCAGGCGCAGAGTCTTGATCTTGGAGAGCTTGGTGTCCGCGGGCACATTGGGGATGCACTCACGCAGCTCCGCGAATGCGCTGTTAATGCTCTCGGTGCGCCTCCGCTCCTTCTTGGGTCCTGAGCCTTTTCGTCTGGGCAGGCGGCCTCCGAGTGCCTCCAGCCGACCTGGGCTCTGACCCGGCCTGACATCGGGACCATAGGCGGCTGCCGCTACCGCGGTGGTAGGTGGTGGCCCGCCGGCAGAGAAATCTGGGGCAGCATCAGCGGGGCTCAGCAGCCAGCTCTGGAAGTAAGGCCGCTCCTGGTGGCAGCGGGAGGCCGGACCAA
This Peromyscus maniculatus bairdii isolate BWxNUB_F1_BW_parent chromosome 8, HU_Pman_BW_mat_3.1, whole genome shotgun sequence DNA region includes the following protein-coding sequences:
- the Hand1 gene encoding heart- and neural crest derivatives-expressed protein 1, translating into MNLVGSYAHHHHHHHPHPAHPMLHEPFLFGPASRCHQERPYFQSWLLSPADAAPDFSAGGPPPTTAVAAAAYGPDVRPGQSPGRLEALGGRLPRRKGSGPKKERRRTESINSAFAELRECIPNVPADTKLSKIKTLRLATSYIAYLMDVLAKDAQAGDPEAFKAELKKADGGRESKRKRELPQHEGFPPALGPGEKRIKGRTGWPQQVWALELNQ